Proteins encoded together in one uncultured Desulfosarcina sp. window:
- a CDS encoding EAL domain-containing protein encodes MFDSSPLGIMMVDTQRRIVETNEGFTALFGYTPEDLHNRRDMAMFVPDHLIGEAETYLSAVLKGKTISRETVRRDKTGRLIDVSLFLYPIRVNDEIQGAYYIYNDITQRKEYETQLSHQAFHDALTGLPNRVLFFERLASAVRRKKRKKDFAYTAMMLDMDRFKSINDTLGHQVGDAFLVQVAERLKGCVRSTDTVARLGGDEFGIILEEFRHLREVVAVAKRIVKDLEKPVAIEANEIRSSASVGIVLKTLYYDDAESVMRDADIAMYRAKEIGKACFRVFNNKMHTKIVRQTELERELRSAISNRELAVYYQPIVTVQETRLAGFEALVRWNHPTKGLVSPAEFIPVAEETGLIIEIGEFVLRESCRQMAQWQTLSPANKQLTVSVNVSAKQFQSSKLTRLVESVLEETRLAPESLKLELTESTLMKDARSAIRTMEELKTMGIRIVVDDFGTGYSSLSYIQRFPIDGLKIDRSFISGGDETENIKIVRTVIALAKSIGVDVVAEGVEEQKQLEMLRDVECELAQGYIFSKPIDGQAATRRFIRQPDADGTAASPLEKQAISIRHRP; translated from the coding sequence CTGTTCGATTCTTCCCCCCTGGGAATCATGATGGTGGATACCCAAAGGCGCATCGTGGAAACCAACGAGGGGTTTACGGCCCTGTTCGGCTACACACCGGAGGATCTGCACAACCGGCGGGACATGGCCATGTTCGTTCCGGACCATTTGATCGGAGAGGCCGAAACCTATTTGTCTGCCGTGTTGAAGGGCAAGACCATCTCACGGGAAACCGTTCGCAGGGACAAAACCGGCCGGTTGATCGATGTCTCCCTGTTCCTTTATCCCATTCGGGTCAATGATGAGATCCAGGGGGCTTATTATATTTACAACGATATCACCCAGCGGAAGGAATATGAAACCCAGTTGTCCCACCAGGCATTTCACGATGCCTTGACCGGATTGCCCAACCGCGTGCTTTTTTTCGAGCGGCTCGCTTCGGCCGTGCGGCGAAAAAAAAGGAAGAAGGATTTCGCCTATACGGCCATGATGCTGGATATGGACCGCTTCAAGTCCATCAACGATACGTTGGGACACCAGGTCGGCGATGCCTTTCTGGTTCAGGTTGCCGAACGCCTGAAGGGTTGTGTGCGCAGTACCGATACGGTGGCAAGGCTGGGAGGGGACGAGTTCGGCATTATCCTGGAAGAGTTTCGCCATCTGCGCGAAGTTGTGGCCGTGGCCAAGCGGATCGTGAAAGATCTGGAAAAACCGGTGGCCATTGAAGCCAACGAGATCCGTTCCTCGGCGAGTGTGGGCATCGTGCTCAAGACCCTTTATTATGACGATGCGGAATCCGTCATGCGGGATGCCGATATCGCCATGTACCGGGCCAAGGAGATCGGCAAGGCCTGTTTTCGGGTGTTCAACAACAAAATGCATACCAAGATCGTCCGGCAGACCGAGCTGGAACGCGAGCTTCGCAGCGCGATCAGCAACAGAGAATTGGCTGTCTATTATCAGCCCATCGTCACGGTTCAGGAAACCCGTCTGGCGGGTTTCGAAGCCCTGGTGCGCTGGAACCATCCAACTAAAGGGCTTGTGTCGCCGGCCGAGTTCATCCCGGTTGCCGAGGAAACGGGCCTGATTATCGAAATCGGAGAATTTGTTTTAAGAGAATCCTGCCGGCAGATGGCGCAATGGCAGACGCTGTCACCGGCCAATAAACAGTTGACAGTCTCCGTGAACGTATCGGCAAAGCAGTTTCAGAGTTCCAAACTGACGCGATTGGTGGAATCCGTCCTGGAAGAGACAAGATTGGCGCCAGAAAGCCTGAAACTTGAACTCACGGAATCCACGTTGATGAAAGACGCCCGGTCCGCCATCAGAACCATGGAGGAGCTGAAAACCATGGGGATTCGCATCGTCGTGGACGATTTTGGAACCGGCTACTCCTCCTTGTCCTATATCCAGCGCTTTCCCATCGACGGGTTGAAGATCGATCGTTCCTTTATTTCCGGGGGCGACGAGACCGAGAACATCAAAATCGTGCGCACGGTTATCGCGCTGGCCAAAAGCATCGGCGTGGACGTGGTTGCCGAAGGCGTGGAAGAGCAGAAACAGCTGGAAATGCTCAGGGATGTGGAATGCGAACTGGCCCAGGGCTATATTTTCTCTAAACCGATCGATGGGCAGGCGGCTACCCGGCGGTTCATCCGGCAGCCGGATGCAGACGGCACTGCTGCCAGTCCGCTTGAAAAGCAAGCGATATCAATCCGGCACCGCCCCTGA
- a CDS encoding EAL domain-containing protein: MEPSFIFGGDETESVKIVRTVIALAKSIGVDVIAEGVEKQKQLEMLRDVECELAQGYMFSKPIDGLAATRQFIQQPDTDG, encoded by the coding sequence ATTGAACCCTCCTTCATTTTCGGGGGTGACGAGACCGAGAGCGTCAAGATCGTGCGCACGGTTATCGCGCTGGCCAAAAGCATTGGCGTAGACGTTATTGCCGAAGGCGTGGAAAAGCAGAAACAACTGGAAATGCTCCGGGACGTGGAATGCGAATTGGCCCAAGGGTATATGTTCTCTAAGCCGATCGATGGGCTGGCGGCTACACGGCAGTTTATCCAGCAGCCAGATACAGATGGTTAA
- a CDS encoding CofH family radical SAM protein has product MHNPLFDRALEKGARCERLSCEEAYCLAEKITPDRLHRLGQAALANRQKRYGRSATYVFNLQINPSNICGSGCTFCNYAASRNAPHAYVLEEPDILDKVRRLQATEAHIVGGLNQIWSYARNLELVRSLRSTFPELHIKAYTAVEIDYFARTSGLTESDVLDQLLEAGLDAMPGGGAEIFSQRLYKQHWKNKTSPEGWVRIHQLAHGKGIPTNATMLFGFGDTWAERIEHLLILRQAQERSGGFSCFIPLPFQPGAGHFIEKGPTPLETLAVLAISRLVLDNIAHLKSYWPMTGLEAGAAGLSWGADDMDGTISEEKIAHLAGADSPVGMAREKMVETIETAGFTPVERDGMFAHREVAG; this is encoded by the coding sequence ATGCACAACCCCTTGTTCGACCGGGCCCTGGAAAAAGGCGCCCGTTGTGAGCGGCTTTCCTGCGAAGAGGCCTACTGTCTGGCCGAGAAAATAACGCCGGACCGACTGCACCGGTTAGGGCAGGCGGCCCTGGCCAACCGTCAGAAGCGCTACGGCCGAAGCGCCACCTACGTATTCAACCTGCAGATCAACCCTTCCAATATCTGCGGCAGCGGCTGCACCTTCTGCAACTATGCGGCTTCCCGCAACGCGCCCCACGCCTATGTGCTGGAAGAGCCGGACATCCTTGACAAGGTGCGGCGGTTGCAGGCCACCGAGGCGCACATCGTCGGCGGGCTGAACCAGATCTGGTCCTATGCGCGCAACCTGGAACTGGTGCGATCCCTGCGGTCGACTTTTCCGGAGCTGCACATCAAGGCTTACACGGCCGTGGAAATCGACTACTTTGCCCGCACCAGCGGCCTTACGGAAAGCGATGTGCTGGATCAGCTTTTAGAGGCCGGGCTTGACGCCATGCCCGGTGGCGGGGCGGAAATCTTCTCCCAGCGCCTCTATAAACAGCATTGGAAGAACAAGACCAGCCCGGAAGGCTGGGTGCGCATCCACCAGCTGGCCCACGGCAAAGGGATTCCCACCAATGCCACCATGCTTTTCGGATTCGGAGACACCTGGGCCGAGCGCATCGAGCACCTGCTGATCCTCCGGCAGGCCCAGGAGCGCTCGGGCGGCTTCTCCTGTTTTATCCCGCTGCCGTTTCAGCCGGGAGCCGGACACTTTATCGAAAAAGGACCCACGCCCCTGGAAACCCTGGCCGTGCTGGCCATCTCCCGTCTGGTGCTGGACAACATTGCCCACTTGAAATCCTACTGGCCCATGACCGGCCTGGAAGCCGGAGCCGCCGGATTGAGCTGGGGCGCCGATGACATGGACGGCACCATCAGCGAAGAGAAGATCGCCCATCTGGCCGGCGCCGACTCGCCGGTGGGCATGGCCCGGGAGAAAATGGTCGAAACCATCGAAACCGCCGGATTCACGCCGGTGGAGCGCGACGGCATGTTTGCTCATCGGGAGGTTGCTGGATGA
- the mqnC gene encoding cyclic dehypoxanthinyl futalosine synthase: MEASISPEKRRRYDRRQALELLSQLPMGELMNLAHRERMQRFPDNTVTFVVDTNPNYTNVCVTGCAFCAFYRKATDTDAYLLSPAELAGKIEAAAAKGATTVLLQGGHNPKVGLADWQAYISAIQAACPDVHIHPFSPAEIAFMAERENCSVSEVLQTLWDAGIRTIPGGGAEILTEPVRRIIAPHKASTQQWLDVCEAAHGIGFKTTATMMYGHVEKDEDIVDHLLRLRELQDRTGGFTSFIPWSFKPGNTALAGRVKQTAHPARYVRIIATARLVLDNFEHIQSSWFSESIGAGQLGLLAGADDFGGVLVEEHVHKEAGHDRQATPDNVVTIIRRAGFTPARRDSYYRILETFDPPVPIGTGNQQ, encoded by the coding sequence ATGGAAGCAAGCATATCACCTGAAAAAAGAAGGCGCTACGACCGCCGGCAGGCCCTGGAACTGTTAAGCCAGCTGCCCATGGGCGAACTGATGAACCTGGCCCACCGGGAAAGGATGCAACGGTTTCCGGACAATACGGTCACTTTCGTGGTAGATACCAATCCCAACTATACCAATGTCTGCGTCACCGGATGCGCCTTTTGCGCCTTTTACCGCAAAGCGACGGACACCGATGCCTATCTGCTCAGCCCGGCGGAGCTGGCCGGGAAAATCGAGGCAGCCGCCGCCAAAGGCGCCACTACCGTATTGCTGCAGGGCGGACACAACCCCAAGGTCGGACTGGCGGACTGGCAGGCTTATATTTCCGCTATCCAGGCGGCCTGCCCCGATGTGCACATCCATCCCTTCAGCCCGGCCGAGATCGCTTTCATGGCCGAGCGCGAGAACTGTTCCGTGAGCGAGGTGCTGCAAACCCTATGGGATGCGGGTATTCGCACCATCCCCGGCGGCGGGGCGGAAATTCTCACCGAACCGGTCCGAAGGATCATCGCGCCCCACAAGGCCTCAACGCAGCAATGGCTGGATGTTTGCGAAGCGGCCCACGGCATCGGCTTTAAAACCACCGCCACCATGATGTACGGTCATGTCGAAAAAGACGAAGACATCGTCGATCATCTTCTCCGGCTGCGGGAGTTGCAGGACCGCACCGGCGGCTTCACCAGCTTTATTCCCTGGTCGTTCAAACCGGGGAACACCGCTCTGGCCGGGAGGGTCAAGCAGACGGCCCATCCTGCCCGGTACGTGCGCATTATCGCCACGGCCCGGCTGGTGCTGGACAATTTCGAGCACATCCAGTCTTCCTGGTTCTCGGAGAGCATCGGCGCCGGTCAACTGGGGCTTCTGGCCGGTGCCGACGATTTCGGCGGGGTGCTGGTGGAAGAGCATGTCCACAAGGAGGCCGGCCACGACCGCCAGGCCACGCCGGACAACGTGGTAACCATCATCCGCAGGGCGGGATTCACGCCGGCCCGGCGCGATTCCTACTATCGCATCCTTGAGACCTTCGATCCGCCGGTGCCCATCGGTACAGGCAATCAACAATAG
- a CDS encoding UbiD family decarboxylase, with amino-acid sequence MDLRAFLDHLERNSELARIRVPVDPDQEMTVIQHRVIAKKGPALLFENVVGSNHRVVSNLFGTRQRTDLAFGGDPALLGERVFRLSRNLMPPGLRGIYRSRSDLMALSSARMRTVRHGPVLETVQTTPDLNRLPVLTCWPEDGGPFFTLPLVHTTDPENGTGNLGMYRLQRFDSRSTGMHWQIEKGGGFHFHKAIARKRPLPVSVILGGPPALIPAAVAPLPEGIDERLLAAYMMNRPLEVIARRTTGHRIPARAEFVLEGSVSPGDLRWEGPFGDHFGHYSHAADYPVFRVERILARKDAIYPATVVGKPVQEDYYLGEALQEMTLPLLKMIRPAVVDFWAYPETGFHALAVLAVNERYPKEALKHTLGMLGEGQVSLTKVLITVGKSVDARNIMDVSRALWRHLDHKSGIHLLAPTAQDTLDFTGPAMNTGSRLILLATDDGRGPMRGAPPQHIPQPADLLPGVTATAALGPAFLMVQVDDSIKEIEPLRQALAHHPASREYLFHVIVSKDVQLTDRIMMLWGWFTRFDPLADLYPADRKVEGNRLVFDFPVAIDARWKTGYPKPVEFDPDVEKRVDQMWPKLGLPDD; translated from the coding sequence GTGGATCTGCGCGCATTTCTGGACCATCTGGAACGAAACAGCGAACTGGCCCGCATCCGGGTCCCGGTCGATCCGGATCAGGAGATGACCGTCATCCAGCACCGGGTCATCGCCAAGAAAGGGCCGGCGCTGCTCTTCGAAAACGTTGTCGGATCGAACCACCGCGTGGTCAGCAACCTGTTCGGCACCCGGCAGCGCACGGACCTGGCTTTCGGCGGCGATCCGGCCTTGCTGGGAGAGCGGGTTTTCCGGCTGTCGCGCAACCTGATGCCGCCGGGATTGCGCGGCATTTATCGTTCCCGGAGCGATCTGATGGCCCTTTCCTCGGCCCGCATGCGCACGGTCCGGCACGGTCCGGTCCTGGAAACCGTCCAGACGACACCCGACCTGAACCGTTTGCCGGTACTCACCTGCTGGCCGGAGGACGGCGGTCCGTTTTTCACGCTGCCCTTGGTGCACACAACTGACCCGGAAAACGGCACCGGCAACCTGGGCATGTACCGGCTGCAGCGCTTCGACAGCCGCAGCACCGGCATGCACTGGCAGATCGAAAAGGGCGGTGGCTTTCATTTTCACAAGGCCATCGCCAGAAAACGCCCGTTGCCGGTCAGTGTGATTCTGGGCGGGCCGCCGGCCCTGATTCCCGCGGCGGTGGCCCCGCTGCCCGAAGGCATCGATGAACGCCTTTTGGCGGCCTACATGATGAATCGCCCGCTGGAGGTTATCGCCCGCCGGACCACCGGCCATCGCATCCCCGCAAGGGCCGAATTCGTTCTGGAGGGCAGCGTGTCGCCCGGGGACCTTCGATGGGAGGGTCCTTTCGGCGATCATTTCGGCCACTATTCCCATGCAGCCGACTATCCGGTGTTCCGGGTGGAGCGCATCCTGGCCCGCAAGGACGCCATCTATCCGGCCACGGTGGTGGGCAAACCGGTCCAGGAGGATTACTACCTCGGTGAGGCCCTGCAGGAGATGACCCTGCCTCTGCTGAAGATGATCCGGCCCGCGGTGGTCGATTTCTGGGCCTATCCGGAAACCGGGTTCCACGCTCTGGCCGTGTTGGCGGTCAACGAACGCTACCCCAAAGAAGCGCTCAAGCACACCCTGGGCATGCTGGGGGAAGGGCAAGTGTCCTTGACCAAGGTTTTGATCACCGTGGGTAAAAGCGTAGACGCACGGAACATCATGGACGTGAGCCGAGCCCTGTGGCGCCACCTGGATCACAAGAGCGGCATCCATCTGCTGGCCCCCACGGCCCAGGACACATTGGATTTCACCGGCCCGGCCATGAACACCGGCAGCCGCCTGATCCTATTGGCCACCGACGACGGCCGCGGGCCGATGCGTGGGGCGCCGCCCCAACACATCCCCCAACCCGCGGATCTGCTACCCGGCGTGACCGCCACCGCAGCCCTGGGGCCGGCCTTCCTGATGGTCCAGGTGGACGATTCCATCAAAGAGATCGAGCCGCTGCGCCAGGCCCTGGCCCATCATCCGGCATCCCGGGAGTACCTGTTTCATGTGATCGTTTCAAAAGACGTCCAACTGACCGACCGCATCATGATGCTCTGGGGGTGGTTTACCCGTTTCGATCCCCTGGCCGACCTTTACCCTGCTGATCGAAAGGTTGAAGGGAATCGACTGGTTTTCGATTTTCCCGTCGCCATTGACGCCCGCTGGAAAACAGGGTATCCCAAGCCCGTTGAATTCGACCCGGATGTGGAAAAACGGGTGGATCAAATGTGGCCCAAGCTGGGTCTTCCCGACGACTGA
- a CDS encoding ATP-binding protein, with protein MIEDRLVELFQFYPVVAVLGARQVGKSTLVENLFSGQVSTTVFDPVVDIGNVRQDPDFFLQNVTPPAFFDEVQYAPELLNSIKRKVDQEKKNGMFILSGSQNLSVLKDISESLAGRVAILNLLPMSHSEVNEKSGGGFLEQWLLAPGQKDFSETDIGSPVFDAIWKGGYPKISELPDSLIPGYWQSYMQTYIERDVRKVANIGSLQTFGRFIGLLGALTSQEINHNQLGRELGITRNTARSWTETAESTFQWISIPAFSRNPVKRISGKNKGYFTDTGLICNLQKISSPKVIASHPIQGALFETFVVMEIVKLIQKLPIQPNLYHFRSHSGAEVDLILELDGRLYPVEIKSKSNPTRKDIRGFQAFRDCFPKENIQKGLVICAVPSSQHIREDILAVPWWSL; from the coding sequence TTGATTGAAGACAGGCTGGTGGAACTGTTTCAATTTTACCCGGTTGTGGCTGTCCTGGGAGCCCGGCAGGTGGGGAAATCCACCCTTGTGGAAAATCTTTTTTCCGGACAAGTGAGTACAACCGTATTTGATCCGGTAGTGGATATTGGTAATGTCCGGCAGGATCCTGATTTTTTTCTTCAAAATGTTACCCCACCGGCTTTTTTTGATGAAGTCCAGTATGCACCGGAACTTTTAAATTCCATCAAACGAAAAGTTGACCAAGAAAAAAAGAACGGTATGTTCATACTGAGCGGCTCCCAGAACCTGTCTGTTCTCAAGGATATTTCTGAATCGCTTGCAGGCCGTGTTGCCATTCTGAACCTCTTGCCCATGAGCCATAGCGAAGTAAATGAAAAATCCGGAGGTGGTTTTCTGGAGCAGTGGCTTTTAGCTCCCGGTCAGAAAGACTTCTCGGAAACTGACATCGGTTCTCCGGTATTTGATGCGATATGGAAAGGCGGTTATCCTAAGATTTCAGAGTTGCCCGACTCTCTCATCCCTGGATATTGGCAGTCGTATATGCAGACCTATATTGAACGGGATGTGCGGAAAGTTGCAAATATCGGTTCATTGCAAACCTTTGGCAGATTTATCGGGCTTTTGGGCGCTTTGACCTCCCAGGAAATCAACCACAACCAACTTGGCAGGGAACTTGGGATTACGAGAAATACGGCACGTTCCTGGACGGAAACGGCAGAATCGACTTTTCAGTGGATTTCCATTCCAGCCTTTTCCCGAAATCCGGTTAAGCGAATCAGCGGTAAAAATAAAGGATATTTCACGGATACGGGCCTGATTTGTAATCTTCAAAAAATATCTTCACCGAAAGTGATTGCATCCCATCCAATACAAGGTGCTTTGTTTGAAACGTTTGTGGTCATGGAGATCGTAAAACTCATTCAAAAACTGCCCATTCAACCCAATCTATACCATTTCAGAAGCCATTCCGGTGCTGAAGTCGATTTAATTCTTGAACTGGATGGCAGGCTTTATCCAGTTGAAATAAAATCAAAAAGCAATCCCACCCGGAAAGATATCCGTGGATTTCAGGCTTTCAGAGACTGCTTTCCAAAAGAAAATATACAAAAAGGCCTGGTGATTTGTGCCGTACCGTCGTCCCAGCATATCAGAGAAGATATTCTGGCAGTTCCCTGGTGGAGCCTGTAG
- a CDS encoding UbiX family flavin prenyltransferase has translation MSKTESAHLILGVTGASGIYAARRLVDKSRWPVDLVASRWGRAVAGTECGGLAEIESFARKVYAADDLYAPLSSGSVPTVGMVVLPCSAHTMAQMAAGLGDSLITRAAHCQLKERRPLILCLREAPLTLIDLENARRLSQAGAVIMPMSPPFFMFAGRDPQTVTYHDLMDAFADRVLAVLGQPAERTWEDVR, from the coding sequence ATGAGCAAGACCGAATCTGCCCATCTCATCTTGGGCGTTACCGGCGCATCGGGCATTTACGCGGCCCGCAGGCTGGTGGATAAATCGAGATGGCCGGTGGATCTGGTGGCCAGCCGGTGGGGCAGGGCCGTGGCCGGTACCGAGTGCGGCGGACTTGCGGAAATCGAATCTTTTGCCCGGAAGGTGTATGCCGCCGACGATCTGTATGCCCCGCTTTCATCGGGATCGGTGCCCACCGTCGGCATGGTGGTACTGCCCTGTTCGGCCCATACCATGGCTCAGATGGCCGCCGGTCTGGGCGACAGCCTGATCACCCGGGCGGCCCACTGTCAGCTCAAGGAGCGAAGGCCGCTGATCTTATGCCTGCGGGAGGCGCCGTTGACGTTGATCGATCTGGAAAACGCCCGGCGTCTCAGCCAGGCCGGCGCCGTGATCATGCCCATGAGCCCGCCGTTTTTCATGTTTGCCGGCCGTGATCCGCAAACGGTGACCTATCACGACCTCATGGATGCCTTTGCGGATCGGGTGCTGGCCGTCCTGGGCCAACCCGCAGAACGAACCTGGGAGGATGTCCGTTGA
- a CDS encoding menaquinone biosynthesis protein codes for MSTPIAMIPYANMAPYRQLGEPEGCHFVPLVPSASIDALIAGTVDAAAVPVGGLAKLSGLVETVGQFGIAARGPSMSVLLFSQYPIEQMHAPRTLRLTTESATSVRLLFLLMGTALGFERLPTLVGEGRQPDAHLLIGDRALVENVSAKVWPHKTDLSQQWFELHGLPFVFARWVVRKGAPDAVKESIAAWLDTFKANEAELVARSIPQTAVRLQLDDDVVRRYFQAIRRCLENDDLEGQRLFMEDFQRFGREPLFET; via the coding sequence ATGAGCACTCCCATCGCCATGATCCCTTACGCCAACATGGCGCCCTATAGGCAGCTGGGGGAACCGGAGGGCTGCCATTTCGTTCCCCTGGTGCCCAGCGCCAGCATCGATGCCCTGATTGCCGGAACCGTCGATGCAGCGGCCGTCCCTGTGGGCGGGCTGGCCAAACTTTCCGGTCTGGTGGAAACCGTTGGCCAATTCGGCATTGCGGCCAGGGGGCCGTCCATGAGCGTTCTGCTCTTTTCGCAATATCCCATCGAGCAGATGCACGCTCCCAGAACCTTGCGTCTGACAACCGAATCGGCCACCAGCGTCCGGCTGCTTTTCCTGCTCATGGGAACGGCCTTGGGCTTCGAGCGCCTGCCGACCCTTGTGGGTGAAGGCCGGCAGCCCGATGCCCACCTGTTGATCGGGGACCGCGCCCTGGTGGAAAACGTCTCTGCCAAGGTCTGGCCTCACAAAACCGATCTCTCACAGCAATGGTTCGAACTGCACGGTCTGCCGTTCGTATTTGCCCGCTGGGTGGTGAGAAAAGGCGCTCCCGATGCGGTCAAGGAATCCATTGCCGCATGGCTGGATACTTTCAAAGCCAACGAGGCCGAACTGGTCGCACGATCGATCCCCCAGACGGCGGTTCGACTGCAACTGGATGACGATGTGGTCAGGCGCTATTTTCAGGCGATTCGGCGATGCCTGGAAAACGACGATCTTGAAGGTCAGCGGCTTTTTATGGAAGATTTCCAACGGTTCGGACGCGAACCGCTGTTTGAAACCTGA
- the amt gene encoding ammonium transporter: protein MNEAPLIDVFWIVFSASLVFLMQPGFMCLESGLTRSKNSINVAVKNLADFAFSVIGFWAVGYAIMFGFTQSGLFGGTGFFFSFDQGAFPTAFFFFQVMFCGTATTIFSGAVAERMKFSSYLVIAGLLAVCVYPVFGHWAWNGLETGEMTGWLGSRGFVDFAGSTVVHSVGDWLALAALLVIGPRDGRFPENGPPREMTAFNLPMSILGVMLLWFGWFGFNGGSTLALNGLVPGIIAKTTLAASTGAAACVLFAWYTTGLPKVTALINGSLGGLVAITACCHCVGSVAAAVIGVVAGLVCLLVEHLLVRFKVDDAVGAVPVHLGCGIWGTLAVALFGDAERLGTGLNGWGQFVIQAEGIVAAFVVAFVIPYFVIRRIDRIWPMRVSIEDEKKGLNVSEHGATTELHDLFEAMDYQTKSGDLSVRVPVEPFTEVGQIAEKYNHVMSALERASSTIETVFRSASDAIVTFAAGTHQILHVNPSAWRMFGFPGPAEMVGCPVTDLFVIPEEGGRQSVAARLFSYNHVELRGIRLEGPSFPVEGIVTAPGESDEGFFVGTFRDISKRKDDQAKIERQQAFFR, encoded by the coding sequence ATGAATGAAGCTCCACTAATCGACGTGTTCTGGATCGTTTTTTCCGCGAGTCTTGTTTTCCTCATGCAGCCCGGTTTCATGTGCCTTGAATCGGGGCTCACGCGTTCCAAGAATTCCATCAATGTGGCGGTAAAAAACCTGGCCGATTTCGCCTTTTCGGTGATCGGTTTTTGGGCTGTGGGCTATGCCATCATGTTCGGTTTTACGCAATCAGGGCTGTTCGGCGGCACGGGGTTTTTCTTTTCTTTCGACCAGGGGGCCTTTCCAACGGCCTTTTTCTTTTTTCAGGTCATGTTCTGCGGTACCGCAACCACCATTTTCTCGGGCGCCGTGGCCGAACGGATGAAGTTCTCTTCCTACCTGGTGATTGCCGGGTTGTTGGCCGTCTGCGTATACCCGGTATTCGGACATTGGGCCTGGAACGGTCTGGAAACCGGCGAAATGACCGGCTGGCTGGGCAGCCGCGGGTTCGTGGACTTTGCCGGTTCGACAGTGGTGCACAGTGTGGGCGACTGGCTGGCCCTGGCCGCACTCCTAGTGATCGGCCCCAGGGATGGCCGTTTTCCCGAAAACGGTCCACCGAGGGAAATGACGGCCTTCAACCTGCCCATGTCCATCCTCGGTGTCATGCTGCTGTGGTTCGGCTGGTTCGGGTTCAACGGTGGATCGACCCTGGCCCTGAACGGATTGGTGCCCGGCATCATTGCCAAAACAACGCTGGCGGCCAGTACCGGTGCGGCCGCCTGTGTCCTTTTCGCCTGGTACACCACCGGCCTTCCCAAGGTGACGGCACTGATCAACGGATCTTTGGGCGGGTTGGTGGCTATCACCGCTTGCTGCCATTGCGTCGGTTCCGTCGCTGCCGCCGTTATCGGCGTCGTGGCCGGCCTGGTGTGCCTGCTTGTCGAACACCTGCTGGTACGGTTCAAGGTGGACGATGCTGTGGGCGCCGTGCCCGTGCATCTGGGCTGCGGCATCTGGGGCACCCTGGCGGTGGCCCTGTTCGGTGATGCCGAGCGGTTGGGCACCGGGCTCAACGGCTGGGGGCAGTTCGTGATACAGGCGGAAGGCATTGTCGCTGCGTTTGTGGTCGCCTTTGTCATTCCCTATTTTGTGATCCGAAGAATCGATCGTATCTGGCCCATGCGCGTTTCCATAGAAGATGAGAAAAAAGGCCTCAATGTCTCCGAGCATGGGGCGACAACCGAACTTCACGATCTTTTCGAAGCCATGGATTACCAGACAAAAAGCGGAGACCTGTCTGTTCGGGTCCCGGTGGAGCCGTTTACCGAGGTTGGGCAGATTGCCGAGAAATACAATCATGTCATGTCCGCGCTGGAGCGGGCTTCATCAACCATCGAAACGGTTTTTCGTTCGGCCAGCGATGCTATCGTGACGTTTGCCGCCGGTACGCACCAAATCCTGCACGTCAATCCCAGCGCGTGGCGCATGTTCGGTTTTCCGGGGCCGGCGGAGATGGTGGGCTGTCCGGTCACCGACCTGTTCGTGATCCCGGAAGAGGGGGGGCGCCAATCCGTTGCCGCCAGGCTTTTTTCATACAACCATGTGGAACTGAGAGGGATTCGGCTGGAAGGCCCGAGTTTTCCGGTGGAAGGCATCGTTACGGCTCCCGGGGAATCGGATGAAGGCTTTTTTGTCGGAACGTTTCGGGATATTTCCAAACGGAAAGACGACCAAGCCAAAATTGAGCGGCAACAGGCATTTTTCCGGTAA